In Zunongwangia profunda SM-A87, the following proteins share a genomic window:
- the mqo gene encoding malate dehydrogenase (quinone), producing the protein MISKPNPKDKYDLICVGGGIMSATLALMTKIIDPDANIIIFERLKKVAQESTEAWNNSGTGHSAFCELNYTPQQKDGSIDISKAKQIFKQYEQSKQFWSYLLENNMLKNPKSFIHSLPHHSWVTGQDNVDFLKKRHAEMTKSFMFSAMKFSEKPDELENWFPLIMKDRNPNEAMAATRMELGTGVNFGNLTEQFFRILEEEYKVPILLDHEVLDIDPDGKNDWLVEVKYNKTGYKTYYDSQHVFIGAGGGALPLLQKVEIQEKEGYGGFPVSGQWLFCKNQEVIEKHHAKVYSKAGPDAPPMSTPHLDSRYINGKKQLLFGPFAGFSTKFLKEGSYLDLPKSLRFDNLPSMWGVFWHNIPLTKYLLEQIKMDHEDRMNELRTFVKDAKSNEWELKVAGQRVQIIKKDKEQGGTLEFGTDVVHSKDGKITALLGASPGASTAVHIMIDVLKIAFPEKLKQSDIKQKLDEMIPFWNREITEENKEEFREIQKKTSELLELDVLH; encoded by the coding sequence ATGATTTCAAAACCCAATCCTAAAGATAAATACGATTTAATTTGTGTAGGCGGTGGTATTATGAGTGCTACTTTAGCACTCATGACTAAAATTATCGATCCTGATGCCAATATTATTATTTTTGAACGTCTTAAAAAAGTAGCCCAGGAAAGTACAGAGGCCTGGAATAATTCTGGTACCGGACATTCTGCTTTTTGCGAACTCAATTACACACCGCAGCAAAAAGATGGTAGTATTGATATATCCAAAGCAAAGCAAATATTTAAGCAATACGAGCAATCAAAACAGTTCTGGTCGTATTTGTTAGAAAATAACATGTTGAAAAATCCGAAAAGTTTTATTCATTCCCTACCGCATCATAGTTGGGTCACAGGACAAGATAATGTTGATTTTCTTAAAAAGAGACATGCTGAAATGACTAAAAGCTTTATGTTTTCAGCAATGAAATTTTCTGAAAAACCTGACGAACTCGAAAATTGGTTTCCGTTGATTATGAAAGATCGCAACCCCAACGAAGCTATGGCTGCGACAAGAATGGAATTGGGAACAGGAGTTAATTTTGGGAATTTAACCGAGCAATTTTTTAGAATCCTAGAAGAAGAATATAAAGTCCCAATACTGTTAGATCATGAAGTTTTGGATATCGATCCAGATGGTAAAAATGACTGGCTTGTAGAAGTAAAATACAACAAAACAGGTTATAAAACCTATTATGATAGTCAGCATGTGTTTATTGGTGCAGGTGGTGGCGCGCTCCCCCTACTCCAAAAAGTAGAGATCCAAGAAAAAGAAGGCTATGGAGGTTTTCCGGTAAGCGGACAATGGTTATTTTGTAAAAATCAGGAAGTTATAGAAAAACATCATGCTAAGGTATACAGCAAAGCCGGTCCTGATGCACCACCAATGTCTACACCACATCTTGATAGCCGCTATATCAATGGAAAAAAACAATTACTATTTGGTCCATTTGCCGGTTTCAGTACAAAATTTTTAAAAGAAGGCTCTTATCTGGATTTACCCAAATCATTAAGATTCGATAACCTGCCATCAATGTGGGGCGTATTTTGGCATAATATTCCGCTTACCAAATATTTATTGGAACAAATTAAAATGGATCATGAAGATCGCATGAATGAGCTTAGAACCTTTGTCAAAGATGCGAAATCTAACGAATGGGAATTAAAAGTAGCCGGGCAACGTGTACAAATTATCAAAAAAGATAAAGAACAGGGCGGTACCTTAGAATTCGGCACTGATGTGGTGCATTCTAAAGATGGAAAAATTACGGCGCTTTTAGGCGCATCGCCAGGTGCCTCAACCGCTGTTCACATTATGATCGATGTTTTAAAAATTGCTTTCCCAGAGAAATTAAAACAATCGGACATAAAACAAAAACTAGACGAAATGATCCCATTTTGGAACAGAGAAATTACCGAAGAAAATAAAGAAGAATTCAGAGAAATTCAGAAAAAAACATCTGAATTATTAGAGTTGGATGTCCTGCATTAA
- a CDS encoding DUF4369 domain-containing protein encodes MKKISLLLLTVLSIIACSQKETNLKVSGNIKGLKKGTLYLQMIEDTSLVNVDSLTINGDSNFLLQANIDSPQMMYLYLNKVDNSEFDDRLDFFADEGETKINTSLEKFESDAKITGSKNQEKLVEYRKMMSRFNDSNLDIIKENFEAQKAEDEEKLIELDNRYERLLKRKYLYTVNFALNNKNLELAPYLALSEVFDANIKYLDTIYNSLEKDVQKSKYGKQLKRFLKERRKEEKLEEKIEADNEENNS; translated from the coding sequence ATGAAAAAAATTAGCTTACTTTTACTTACAGTTCTTTCCATTATTGCCTGTTCACAAAAAGAAACCAATCTAAAAGTTTCCGGGAACATCAAAGGACTTAAAAAAGGTACGCTTTATCTTCAGATGATAGAAGATACATCTTTAGTAAACGTGGATTCTCTAACTATAAACGGTGATTCTAATTTCCTTTTACAGGCAAATATTGATAGCCCACAGATGATGTATTTGTATTTAAACAAAGTTGATAATTCTGAATTTGATGATCGTCTGGATTTCTTTGCTGATGAAGGAGAAACAAAAATTAATACCTCTTTGGAAAAATTTGAGTCGGATGCAAAAATAACCGGCTCTAAAAACCAGGAAAAGCTAGTGGAATATCGTAAAATGATGAGTCGTTTTAACGATAGTAATCTTGATATAATCAAAGAAAATTTTGAAGCGCAAAAAGCTGAAGACGAAGAAAAACTGATTGAATTAGATAATCGCTATGAGCGTCTTTTAAAAAGAAAATACCTTTATACGGTAAACTTTGCCTTAAATAATAAAAACCTGGAACTGGCTCCTTATTTAGCCTTATCTGAAGTGTTTGATGCAAATATTAAATATCTGGATACGATCTATAATTCCTTAGAAAAGGACGTGCAGAAATCAAAATACGGAAAACAGCTAAAGCGCTTTCTTAAAGAAAGACGAAAGGAAGAAAAATTAGAAGAAAAAATAGAAGCCGATAACGAAGAGAACAATTCTTAA
- a CDS encoding DUF819 family protein produces MEEMPVFTNDAVVFGLLMISLGFVFYTSSIKTGFWAKFYKIVPGVLMCYLIPAILNSAGLIDSSVSNLYFVASRYLLPASLVLMTLSIDLKAIFNLGPKALIMFFAATIGIIIGGPIAILLISAVSPDTVGGAGFDATWRGLSTLAGSWIGGGANQAAMLEIYRYNPEKYGGMVLVDIVVANLWMAIVLLGVGKSDRIDKWLQADNSAITQLKDKVSAYSESVKRIPSLADFMIILALAFGAVGIAHFGADEISSFLVSTFDVFQDKKSSLASFSSEFFWMITIATAIGILLSFTKFKQYEGAGASKIGSIFIYILVATIGMKMDLGAVFDNPGLIAIGLVWMTIHVIILLVTAKLIKAPYFFLAVGSQANVGGAASAPVVAAAFHPSLATVGVLLAVFGYVVGTYGAILCTILMQLASGS; encoded by the coding sequence ATGGAAGAAATGCCGGTTTTTACAAACGATGCAGTAGTCTTTGGACTGCTAATGATTTCCCTTGGTTTTGTCTTTTATACCTCATCGATCAAAACAGGATTTTGGGCGAAATTTTATAAAATCGTTCCCGGTGTATTAATGTGTTATTTAATTCCGGCAATTCTCAATTCCGCAGGTCTAATTGATTCTTCGGTTTCTAACCTGTACTTTGTAGCTAGCAGATATTTGTTACCCGCCTCTTTGGTTCTAATGACTTTAAGTATCGATTTAAAAGCAATTTTTAATTTAGGGCCAAAAGCTCTAATCATGTTTTTTGCGGCTACAATCGGAATTATTATTGGTGGACCGATCGCGATTTTACTAATTTCTGCTGTTTCTCCAGATACTGTTGGAGGCGCAGGCTTCGATGCGACCTGGCGTGGTTTGTCTACCCTTGCCGGTAGTTGGATTGGCGGTGGTGCCAATCAGGCAGCCATGCTGGAAATTTATCGATATAATCCCGAAAAATATGGAGGGATGGTTTTGGTAGATATTGTGGTAGCTAATCTTTGGATGGCTATCGTTCTATTAGGGGTTGGAAAAAGTGACCGTATCGATAAATGGCTTCAGGCAGATAACTCGGCGATAACCCAATTAAAGGATAAAGTTTCAGCCTATTCAGAAAGTGTAAAACGCATTCCCAGCCTGGCCGATTTTATGATCATACTTGCTTTGGCATTTGGTGCTGTGGGAATTGCGCATTTTGGGGCCGATGAAATTTCAAGTTTTCTGGTAAGCACTTTTGATGTCTTCCAGGATAAAAAAAGTTCCCTTGCTTCATTTTCTTCAGAGTTTTTCTGGATGATCACCATTGCTACGGCTATAGGTATCCTGCTTTCTTTTACAAAATTCAAGCAATACGAAGGTGCCGGAGCTAGTAAAATAGGAAGTATTTTTATTTATATTCTGGTAGCTACTATAGGAATGAAAATGGATTTAGGGGCTGTATTCGACAATCCGGGATTAATAGCAATTGGCCTGGTTTGGATGACAATACATGTGATCATTTTATTGGTAACCGCAAAACTTATAAAAGCTCCATATTTTTTCCTTGCCGTGGGAAGCCAGGCTAACGTTGGTGGTGCCGCATCAGCACCTGTGGTTGCTGCTGCTTTTCATCCTTCATTAGCTACGGTTGGTGTATTGTTAGCGGTATTTGGTTATGTGGTAGGAACCTACGGCGCGATATTATGTACTATTTTAATGCAACTTGCCTCAGGAAGTTAA
- a CDS encoding Cof-type HAD-IIB family hydrolase, translating to MKYKIVFSDIDGTLLNKERELSPLTIQTIKEVKKQVPVVLISARMPDAMYHLQEELDIRESPIIAYNGGLVLVNDQPISSVEIPMDILKAIHQFNTENNLNVHLSLYYNNEWYVPQTDFWAQREENNTKVSPQIKSNAEVIEKWTTEHKAPHKIMAMGEPEKIDEISEFLSKNYNDELHFYRSNKNYLEIANKKISKFSAIEYLLAHHFNISKEDTIAFGDNYNDVEMIGGVGMGIAVANARQEVLDVSTAVTANAKEDGVAQSLQKLFSL from the coding sequence ATGAAGTATAAAATTGTCTTTTCAGACATCGACGGCACACTTTTAAACAAAGAAAGAGAACTTTCTCCGCTTACCATCCAAACAATAAAAGAAGTAAAAAAACAAGTCCCCGTAGTATTAATTTCGGCAAGAATGCCAGATGCCATGTATCACCTTCAGGAAGAACTGGATATTAGAGAATCACCTATAATCGCTTATAACGGCGGGCTGGTTTTAGTAAACGACCAACCTATTAGTTCTGTAGAAATCCCCATGGATATTTTAAAAGCAATCCACCAATTCAATACTGAAAATAATTTAAATGTTCATTTAAGTTTATATTATAACAATGAATGGTATGTACCTCAAACAGATTTTTGGGCCCAGCGTGAAGAAAATAATACCAAGGTAAGTCCACAAATAAAGTCGAATGCTGAAGTGATTGAAAAATGGACTACAGAACATAAAGCACCGCATAAAATTATGGCGATGGGCGAACCGGAAAAAATTGACGAGATCAGTGAATTTTTATCCAAAAATTATAATGATGAACTTCATTTTTACCGTTCTAATAAAAACTACCTTGAAATCGCCAATAAGAAAATTTCAAAATTCTCTGCAATTGAATATTTGTTAGCACACCATTTTAATATTTCTAAAGAAGATACTATTGCTTTTGGCGATAATTATAATGATGTAGAAATGATTGGAGGCGTTGGTATGGGCATTGCCGTGGCGAATGCTCGCCAGGAAGTCCTGGATGTTTCTACAGCAGTTACTGCCAATGCCAAAGAAGATGGTGTTGCGCAAAGTCTCCAAAAATTATTTTCATTATAA
- a CDS encoding alpha/beta hydrolase, with protein MKKFVFILSIFSINFCFAQFEDKDIEINKYVHGTLCLSTEETDIAAVIIPGSGPADRDGNSPAFNNHCLEMLAHGLAKNNIASFRYDRRLLRLKELQITTANLSFDDFIEDAITAVNYLENSLNYKKIVVIGHSQGSLVGMIVAKDRASGFISIAGPANKISEKIAVQLSKKSPELANTTRAKFKELRETDTIKQIEPFLTGIFRPSFLQFLKSWDQYDPKEEIQKLDIPILIVTGTKDMQISPKDAEELKAMVSNAELLLLENMTHILKYDTETRKNEEGELVLHPDLVPALTKFIQEL; from the coding sequence ATGAAAAAATTTGTTTTCATATTATCCATTTTCAGTATCAATTTTTGTTTTGCTCAGTTTGAAGATAAAGATATAGAGATCAATAAATATGTTCACGGAACCTTATGCCTTTCTACTGAAGAAACTGATATTGCCGCAGTAATTATTCCAGGGTCTGGCCCAGCAGATCGTGACGGTAATAGTCCTGCCTTTAATAACCATTGTTTAGAAATGCTGGCGCATGGTTTAGCTAAAAATAACATTGCCAGTTTTAGGTACGATAGAAGACTCTTAAGATTAAAAGAGCTCCAAATAACGACAGCCAATCTTTCGTTTGATGATTTTATTGAAGATGCCATTACCGCAGTAAACTATTTAGAAAATTCATTAAATTATAAAAAGATAGTGGTTATTGGCCATAGCCAGGGTTCTTTAGTGGGAATGATTGTGGCTAAAGATCGTGCTTCAGGATTTATTTCTATTGCAGGGCCTGCAAATAAAATAAGCGAAAAAATAGCAGTACAACTTAGCAAAAAATCACCCGAACTGGCTAACACTACAAGAGCAAAATTTAAGGAGCTACGAGAGACCGATACCATAAAACAAATAGAGCCCTTTTTAACAGGTATATTTAGACCATCCTTCTTGCAATTTTTAAAATCCTGGGATCAATACGATCCTAAAGAAGAAATCCAAAAACTGGATATTCCCATTTTAATTGTAACGGGAACTAAAGATATGCAAATAAGCCCTAAAGATGCGGAAGAATTAAAAGCTATGGTAAGTAATGCCGAATTATTACTTTTGGAAAACATGACCCATATTTTAAAATATGATACCGAAACGAGGAAAAATGAAGAGGGAGAATTAGTTTTGCATCCAGATTTGGTTCCTGCATTAACAAAATTCATCCAGGAATTATAG
- a CDS encoding SPFH domain-containing protein — translation MTQEKSSSPSNGYFMLFIFIILFFGSIFGLIALKTTWFILGIVLAIFLAPGFILVNPNESRVLLLFGDYRGTVKKNGLFWTNPFYTKKKISLRARNFDSERLKVNDKLGNPVMISTILVWRVRDTYRASFDVDNFENFVIVQTDAAVRKLASMYPYDNFADEGLDEDITLRSSMNEVSDALEKELEERLEIAGIEVLEARIGYLAYANEIASAMLKRQQATAIVAARHKIVEGAVSMVEMALDELGKKEIVHLDEERRAAMVSNLMVILCGDKDASPVVNAGTLNH, via the coding sequence ATGACACAGGAAAAATCTTCATCACCCTCAAATGGGTATTTTATGCTATTCATTTTTATCATATTATTCTTCGGAAGCATTTTTGGGCTTATAGCATTAAAAACTACCTGGTTTATTCTTGGAATCGTACTGGCGATTTTTCTTGCCCCGGGTTTTATCCTGGTAAACCCTAATGAATCCCGTGTCCTCCTTTTATTTGGAGACTATCGCGGAACTGTGAAAAAAAACGGACTATTTTGGACGAATCCCTTTTATACTAAAAAGAAAATTTCCTTACGCGCCAGAAACTTTGATAGTGAGCGATTAAAAGTCAACGATAAACTTGGAAATCCTGTGATGATAAGCACCATTCTGGTTTGGCGTGTTAGGGATACGTACAGAGCTTCTTTTGATGTTGACAATTTTGAAAATTTTGTGATAGTACAAACCGATGCTGCCGTTAGAAAACTGGCAAGTATGTATCCATACGACAATTTTGCCGACGAAGGCTTAGATGAAGATATCACGCTTAGAAGCAGTATGAACGAAGTAAGCGATGCTTTGGAAAAAGAATTGGAAGAGCGCCTTGAAATTGCCGGGATAGAAGTACTAGAGGCACGTATTGGTTATTTGGCCTATGCCAATGAGATTGCTAGCGCCATGCTTAAAAGACAGCAGGCAACGGCTATTGTTGCTGCCCGTCATAAAATTGTTGAAGGAGCAGTTAGTATGGTTGAAATGGCTTTAGATGAATTAGGAAAAAAAGAAATCGTGCATTTAGATGAAGAACGCCGTGCAGCAATGGTAAGTAATTTAATGGTCATTCTTTGCGGTGACAAAGATGCTTCGCCTGTGGTAAATGCCGGAACGCTAAATCACTAA
- a CDS encoding S1/P1 nuclease yields MKRILIVFVALFISQINFAKDNEWGKTGHRTTGEIAQAHLSRRAQKAINKLLNGHSLAFVANHGDDIKSDPAYRKYSSWHYVNIDPEATAYDPETASEDGDLIMGIRKCIAVLKDKNSSKEDKQFHLKMLVHFVGDLHQPFHVGHASDLGGNRIDVKWFGKKTNIHSVWDSKMIDSYQMSYTELAENRDELSKIQVKAIQDGDVLDWVYESRDLAEQLYKSVEEDDDLSYAYMYEWFPTVRLQLQKGGIRLAKILNEIY; encoded by the coding sequence ATGAAAAGAATATTGATTGTATTTGTGGCACTATTTATAAGTCAAATAAATTTTGCAAAAGATAATGAATGGGGAAAAACGGGACATCGAACTACTGGGGAAATTGCACAGGCACATCTTTCTAGAAGAGCACAAAAAGCTATTAATAAATTATTAAATGGTCATAGTTTGGCGTTTGTAGCAAATCATGGTGACGATATAAAAAGTGATCCTGCTTATAGAAAATACAGTTCATGGCATTATGTGAATATAGATCCGGAGGCTACTGCATATGATCCAGAAACCGCTAGTGAAGATGGTGACCTCATAATGGGAATTAGAAAGTGTATAGCCGTTTTAAAGGATAAAAATTCCAGCAAAGAGGACAAGCAGTTTCATTTAAAAATGCTGGTGCATTTTGTAGGTGACCTTCATCAGCCGTTTCACGTAGGGCACGCTTCAGATTTGGGTGGAAACCGAATAGATGTAAAATGGTTTGGAAAAAAGACCAATATCCATAGCGTTTGGGATAGTAAGATGATCGATTCTTACCAGATGAGCTATACCGAACTTGCTGAAAATAGGGATGAATTAAGCAAGATTCAGGTAAAAGCGATTCAGGACGGTGACGTATTGGATTGGGTTTATGAAAGCAGGGATTTAGCTGAGCAGCTATATAAATCTGTAGAAGAGGATGATGATCTTAGCTACGCGTATATGTATGAATGGTTTCCTACCGTAAGGCTGCAATTGCAAAAAGGGGGGATTCGTTTAGCTAAAATTCTAAATGAGATTTATTAA
- a CDS encoding alpha-ketoglutarate-dependent dioxygenase AlkB family protein: MKEEFTLPQANLIYKPNFLQPDIAEKVFHTLHSQTNWIQEAIKIFGKEMMQPRLTHLFGEKSYTYSNITMNPDPFPEILQLLREKLENFTNNRFNVCLANLYRDGQDSMGWHSDDEKELGINPVIASISLGGARMFHLQHKTKKELKQKLVLAPGSLLIMAGETQHFWKHQLPKTKKQVTPRINLTFRQIIG; encoded by the coding sequence ATGAAAGAAGAATTTACGCTGCCACAAGCAAATTTAATTTACAAACCTAACTTCTTACAACCTGATATTGCAGAGAAAGTCTTTCACACACTTCACTCTCAAACTAACTGGATTCAGGAAGCAATTAAAATATTTGGAAAAGAAATGATGCAACCACGCTTAACACATCTTTTTGGAGAAAAATCATATACCTACTCTAATATTACAATGAATCCCGATCCATTCCCTGAAATCCTTCAATTATTGAGAGAGAAGCTCGAAAACTTTACAAATAACAGATTTAACGTTTGTCTGGCCAATTTATACCGCGATGGGCAGGATAGTATGGGGTGGCATAGCGATGATGAAAAAGAATTAGGTATAAACCCTGTAATCGCTTCTATAAGCTTAGGTGGAGCGCGTATGTTTCATCTTCAGCATAAAACAAAAAAGGAGCTAAAACAAAAACTTGTCTTAGCTCCTGGTAGTTTATTAATTATGGCAGGAGAAACCCAGCATTTTTGGAAACATCAACTTCCTAAAACAAAAAAACAGGTTACCCCAAGGATCAACCTCACTTTTAGGCAAATTATAGGTTAA
- a CDS encoding DoxX family protein, whose translation MQYPWHLYLMGIMYTIAGINHFIKPKMYMKIMPPYIPYHLNMVYLSGVAEIILGIAVCFALTKDYAIYGIIAMLLVFFSVHFYMLSSPEAGAGLPKWILILRIPLQFLLIWWAWFYLKY comes from the coding sequence ATGCAATATCCATGGCATCTTTATTTAATGGGCATCATGTATACCATCGCAGGGATAAATCATTTTATTAAACCAAAAATGTACATGAAAATAATGCCGCCTTATATCCCCTACCATCTTAACATGGTTTATTTAAGCGGCGTTGCAGAAATCATTTTGGGAATAGCCGTTTGTTTTGCGCTAACGAAAGATTATGCAATTTACGGGATCATTGCCATGTTATTGGTCTTTTTTAGTGTCCATTTTTATATGCTTTCTTCTCCTGAAGCCGGTGCTGGTTTACCAAAATGGATTTTAATACTTCGAATTCCGCTACAGTTTTTGTTAATTTGGTGGGCATGGTTTTATTTGAAATATTAA
- a CDS encoding tetratricopeptide repeat-containing hybrid sensor histidine kinase/response regulator, translating into MSLIQNLFFSSLLFIFIVKPLSAQDKKVSKDSLESLFNNSITLFNDYNYHEGIQTSMRLIELAELVESNYFLYHGHNNLGVAYEELGDTMRAKTHYERSLVFAKATQNDTLIMWSYNNMGNIFSERKEDYQKGIYNYKKVIDLAKKLNNQEELVAPYINIAWTYLDKNRVPIAKPYLDSAKGVLKRVHGSYLDAELDMLYGRYFLESNQLDSAKVYFERSTKIVDEDSLIYEGAETYKWYAELLFRKGEFKAAFKALKRQHEYESEIFDHTNTAQIQAANTRFDINEYQKNLELAKQQKNYQEKIIAKSNEKLILLIVAAIILFIILIFLNRINSSRKILITELQEKNKELRKSKEETERLSNLKTQFFSTVSHELRTPLYGVIGLTSLLLDDKGLKEHQKDLKSLKFSADYLLALINDVLQINKMEAKEVKLESVSFNFRELLQSIMQTLEFTRLQNKNKIHLEIDQNIPQFLLGDSVRFSQIMVNLVGNALKFTERGNIWIRATVIDTTEAAYNIKIEVEDDGIGIPLSKQKEIFEEFSQLKPSNYNYQGTGLGLPIVKKMLKLFESDIHLRSEEHQGSCFSFVLNFKKDQEKAGVPVTKVKDLKEDITDNWHLKSKHRILIVDDNRINQVVTKRILEQKKFVCEIAQDGYEAIKKVKEATFDLVLMDVNMPGITGMEATQKIRNFNKVIPIVALTAVEVEEIREKIHSAGMNDIIVKPYDVQQFYRVIYRNILPVTS; encoded by the coding sequence GTGAGCTTGATACAAAATCTTTTTTTCTCTTCACTTCTTTTTATTTTTATTGTTAAGCCATTAAGTGCTCAGGATAAAAAGGTTAGTAAAGATAGCCTGGAAAGCCTGTTTAATAATTCTATTACTTTATTTAACGATTATAACTACCATGAAGGTATCCAGACTTCTATGCGTTTAATTGAACTGGCAGAGTTAGTAGAAAGTAATTATTTTTTGTATCACGGCCATAATAACCTTGGGGTAGCTTATGAGGAGCTGGGCGATACAATGCGGGCAAAAACGCATTATGAAAGATCTCTAGTTTTTGCCAAAGCTACGCAAAACGATACCCTTATTATGTGGTCTTACAATAATATGGGAAATATTTTTTCAGAACGTAAAGAAGATTATCAAAAGGGAATTTATAATTATAAAAAGGTAATCGATCTTGCCAAAAAACTGAACAATCAAGAAGAGCTTGTGGCGCCTTATATCAATATTGCCTGGACTTATCTTGATAAAAATCGAGTGCCAATCGCAAAACCATATTTAGACAGTGCGAAAGGAGTTTTAAAACGTGTGCATGGTAGTTATCTGGATGCAGAGTTAGATATGTTATACGGAAGGTATTTTTTGGAATCAAATCAATTGGATTCTGCTAAAGTGTATTTTGAAAGATCAACAAAAATCGTAGATGAGGATAGCCTAATTTACGAGGGAGCTGAAACTTATAAATGGTATGCCGAATTGCTTTTTAGAAAAGGTGAATTTAAAGCAGCCTTTAAAGCCCTTAAAAGGCAACATGAATATGAGTCTGAAATTTTTGATCATACTAATACAGCCCAAATTCAGGCTGCAAATACCAGATTTGATATAAACGAGTACCAGAAAAATTTAGAACTGGCCAAACAGCAAAAAAACTATCAGGAAAAAATTATAGCCAAATCTAACGAAAAGCTCATTCTGCTAATTGTAGCTGCGATCATACTATTTATCATCTTAATTTTTCTAAACCGTATTAACAGCTCTCGTAAAATATTGATTACAGAATTACAGGAAAAAAATAAGGAGCTGAGAAAGTCGAAAGAGGAAACAGAGCGACTGTCTAATTTAAAAACACAATTTTTCTCTACGGTTAGTCACGAATTAAGGACACCACTCTACGGTGTAATAGGGTTAACTTCTTTGTTGCTCGATGATAAGGGGTTAAAGGAGCACCAAAAGGATTTAAAATCTCTGAAATTTTCAGCAGATTATTTATTGGCATTAATCAATGATGTACTTCAGATCAATAAGATGGAAGCTAAAGAAGTCAAGTTAGAGTCAGTTTCTTTTAATTTTAGAGAATTACTGCAAAGCATTATGCAAACGCTGGAATTTACCAGGCTTCAGAATAAAAATAAGATTCATCTTGAAATTGATCAAAATATCCCGCAATTTTTGTTGGGAGATTCTGTTAGGTTTTCTCAGATTATGGTAAACCTTGTAGGAAATGCATTAAAATTTACTGAGCGTGGCAATATCTGGATTCGCGCAACCGTGATCGATACTACAGAAGCGGCTTATAATATTAAAATTGAGGTTGAAGATGATGGCATAGGAATTCCATTAAGCAAGCAAAAGGAAATCTTTGAAGAGTTCTCACAACTAAAACCTTCTAATTATAATTATCAGGGAACAGGATTAGGTTTACCGATTGTAAAGAAAATGCTGAAATTATTCGAGTCGGATATTCACCTACGAAGTGAAGAGCATCAGGGTTCTTGTTTTAGTTTTGTGCTTAACTTTAAAAAAGATCAGGAAAAGGCTGGGGTGCCAGTTACCAAAGTTAAAGATCTAAAAGAGGACATTACCGATAATTGGCATTTAAAATCAAAACATCGTATTTTAATTGTTGATGATAACCGGATTAACCAGGTGGTAACCAAGCGAATTTTAGAGCAAAAAAAATTTGTTTGTGAAATTGCTCAAGATGGATATGAGGCTATTAAAAAAGTAAAGGAAGCTACTTTCGATTTAGTATTAATGGATGTAAATATGCCAGGTATAACCGGAATGGAAGCCACCCAAAAGATTAGAAATTTTAATAAAGTCATTCCAATCGTTGCACTAACTGCTGTTGAGGTAGAGGAGATTAGAGAAAAAATACATAGCGCGGGGATGAATGATATTATCGTAAAACCTTATGACGTACAACAATTTTACCGGGTAATTTATAGGAATATCCTACCGGTAACCTCCTAA